Proteins encoded by one window of Synechococcus sp. WH 7805:
- a CDS encoding cation:proton antiporter: MPPLLAEISAHDLEMAETLIGVARFALIFVAARLLAEVLVRLQLPTILGELLAGVLIGASGLHLLVPPETQVELSNGVISLVSGLVNVPPEAVPDIYNESFPSLESVAELGLYALLFLTGLESELEELIAVGAQAFTVAVAGVVLPFALGTWGLMAIFHVDAIPAIFAGASMTATSIGITASVFGELGFLKTREGQIVIGAAVLDDILGIVILAVVVALASGGSLEIGPIVKLVVAAAVFVVAAIGLSRTAAPAFDWMIDKLKAPGEVLVGSFVILALSCFTATAIGLEAALGAFAAGLILSSSKHNHAIQQAVLPIVTLFATIFFVLVGAGMDLSVINPSDPSSRTALVVAGFLLVVAIIGKIAAGWAFVSKQPTRRLVVGLGMMPRGEVGLIFLGLGTSAKLLSPSLEAAILLMVIGTTFLAPVLLRLVLGGNKPDDGDSVSDDVAAEPVGLL; the protein is encoded by the coding sequence ATGCCGCCCCTGCTGGCGGAGATCTCAGCCCACGACCTTGAAATGGCCGAAACCCTGATCGGGGTGGCGCGTTTCGCCTTGATCTTCGTGGCCGCGCGACTGCTTGCTGAGGTGCTGGTGCGCCTTCAACTGCCCACCATCCTCGGAGAACTGCTCGCTGGTGTGTTGATCGGTGCCTCTGGCCTGCACCTGCTGGTGCCTCCGGAAACGCAGGTGGAGCTCAGTAATGGGGTGATCAGCCTGGTGAGTGGCCTGGTGAATGTTCCCCCGGAGGCCGTGCCGGACATTTACAACGAGAGCTTCCCTTCGTTGGAATCGGTAGCGGAGCTCGGGCTCTATGCCCTGCTGTTCCTTACCGGTCTCGAGAGTGAACTCGAAGAACTGATCGCCGTTGGCGCCCAGGCGTTCACCGTGGCCGTGGCCGGAGTGGTGCTTCCCTTCGCCCTGGGTACCTGGGGACTGATGGCCATCTTTCATGTGGATGCCATCCCGGCGATCTTTGCCGGTGCCTCGATGACGGCCACGAGCATCGGCATCACGGCCAGCGTGTTCGGTGAACTCGGTTTCCTCAAAACCCGGGAAGGGCAGATCGTGATCGGTGCGGCCGTTCTCGATGACATCCTCGGCATCGTGATCCTGGCGGTGGTAGTGGCGCTGGCGTCCGGCGGCTCCCTGGAGATCGGTCCGATCGTGAAGTTGGTGGTGGCGGCCGCCGTGTTTGTGGTGGCGGCGATCGGTCTCAGCCGCACTGCCGCTCCGGCCTTCGACTGGATGATCGACAAGCTGAAGGCACCGGGAGAAGTCTTGGTGGGCTCCTTCGTGATCTTGGCCCTGAGCTGCTTCACCGCCACAGCCATCGGCCTTGAAGCTGCTCTCGGAGCCTTCGCGGCCGGCCTGATCCTCAGCAGTTCAAAGCACAACCACGCCATTCAGCAGGCGGTCCTGCCGATCGTGACCCTGTTCGCCACCATCTTCTTCGTGCTGGTGGGCGCCGGTATGGATCTTTCGGTGATCAATCCTTCCGATCCCTCCAGCCGCACGGCGCTTGTGGTGGCCGGCTTCCTTCTGGTGGTCGCCATCATCGGCAAAATCGCCGCCGGCTGGGCCTTTGTCAGCAAGCAGCCCACCCGCCGGTTGGTGGTGGGTCTGGGGATGATGCCCCGCGGAGAGGTTGGTCTGATCTTCCTGGGCCTCGGCACCAGCGCCAAGCTGCTGTCGCCCTCACTTGAGGCCGCCATCCTGTTGATGGTGATCGGCACCACCTTCCTGGCTCCTGTGCTGCTGCGCCTCGTGCTTGGGGGCAACAAGCCCGATGACGGCGACAGCGTCAGCGACGACGTGGCAGCAGAACCGGTGGGCCTGCTTTAA
- a CDS encoding FAD-binding oxidoreductase, which yields MARSSRAFSPTITEAFSETLLQPHSEAELSALVRDLHGSGRPWTPAGLGSRLHWGPPLQQAGPAVSTRRFNRIIDHAVDDLTITVEAGLPLADLQNALAEHHQWLPVDWPWGTARELGSSAGTVGGLVARGLSGSLRQRHLGVRDQLIGIGLMRSDGVTAKAGGRVVKNVAGYDLMRLLCGSWGSLALITEVTLRVQPIRKARRLLLVRGEPSGLEPLRQAVIRGGFTPDWINWETTPDQGCTLRLGVASISDAAVDAQLSQIEALADDLRLKTERQAWSHPLPAPIPQASDPAWLLRLSLPPARGIDLLNDETFQRLQGWSCQLAAGTGSGDAWQAQGPATPTYAIAALRRQVVRLGGEVTVLTQPSEPDNKQALDAWLDAPSRPLIEAVKRQFDPRLQLSRGRLPGVASWVVASD from the coding sequence ATGGCACGATCATCTCGCGCGTTCAGTCCCACCATCACTGAGGCCTTCTCCGAGACGCTGCTGCAGCCGCACAGCGAAGCTGAGCTCAGCGCGCTGGTGCGCGACCTGCATGGCAGTGGCCGTCCCTGGACGCCTGCAGGGCTGGGAAGTCGCCTGCACTGGGGGCCGCCGCTTCAGCAGGCAGGCCCAGCCGTGAGCACCCGCCGATTCAACCGGATCATCGACCACGCCGTGGATGACCTCACCATCACCGTGGAGGCCGGGCTGCCCCTGGCCGATCTGCAGAACGCCCTGGCCGAACACCATCAGTGGCTACCGGTGGACTGGCCCTGGGGCACCGCGAGGGAGCTCGGGAGCAGCGCCGGCACAGTGGGAGGGCTGGTGGCCCGAGGGCTCTCCGGCAGCCTCCGCCAGCGGCATCTGGGGGTGCGTGATCAACTGATCGGCATCGGCCTGATGCGCAGTGATGGCGTTACCGCCAAGGCCGGCGGGCGGGTCGTGAAAAACGTGGCCGGCTACGACCTGATGCGGCTGCTCTGCGGCAGCTGGGGCAGCTTGGCCCTGATCACGGAAGTCACCCTGCGGGTGCAGCCCATCCGCAAGGCCCGTCGCCTGCTGCTGGTGCGCGGAGAGCCGTCCGGCCTGGAGCCCCTTCGCCAAGCGGTGATCCGCGGCGGTTTCACCCCAGACTGGATCAACTGGGAAACGACACCCGACCAGGGCTGCACCCTCAGGCTGGGGGTGGCCAGCATCAGCGATGCCGCCGTAGACGCACAGCTGAGTCAAATCGAAGCCCTGGCCGATGACCTGCGACTGAAGACGGAACGGCAGGCATGGAGCCATCCACTCCCAGCCCCAATCCCTCAAGCGTCAGACCCAGCCTGGTTGCTACGCCTGAGCCTGCCGCCGGCACGCGGTATCGACCTGCTGAACGACGAAACCTTCCAGCGATTGCAAGGCTGGAGCTGTCAACTGGCCGCAGGAACAGGCAGCGGCGATGCCTGGCAGGCACAGGGCCCGGCAACCCCCACCTATGCGATTGCAGCATTGCGCCGACAGGTGGTGCGCCTGGGAGGTGAGGTCACGGTGCTGACTCAACCGTCAGAACCGGACAACAAGCAGGCGCTGGACGCCTGGTTGGATGCTCCCTCCAGGCCCCTGATCGAAGCGGTGAAGCGTCAGTTCGACCCGAGGCTTCAACTCTCCCGGGGCCGACTGCCTGGGGTCGCTTCCTGGGTAGTCGCAAGTGATTGA
- a CDS encoding NADP-dependent isocitrate dehydrogenase translates to MAQFEKLTAPSQGTPIRFENGQPVVADNPIIPFIRGDGTGVDIWPATQKVLDAAVAKAYGGTKTIEWFKVYAGDEACELYGTYQYLPEDTLEAIRSYGVAIKGPLTTPVGGGIRSLNVALRQIFDLYSCVRPCRYYEGTPSPHKRPQDLDVIVYRENTEDIYMGVEWEADDAVGQELRRHLNEVVIPANGKLGKRQIPEGSGIGIKPVSKHGSQRHIRKAIQHALRLEGNKRHVTLVHKGNIMKFTEGAFRDWGYELATTEFRDVCITERESWILGNLETDSALSVQANARMIEPGYDSLTPEKKADIDAEVQAVIDAIGSSHGGGKWKEMVLVDDRIADSIFQQIQTRPQEYSILATLNLNGDYISDAAAAMVGGLGMAPGANIGETAAIFEATHGTAPKHAGLDRINPGSVILSGVMMLEFLGWQEAADLVTQGLSAAIADKQVTYDLARLMEPKVDPVSCSGFAEAIIERF, encoded by the coding sequence GCCAGGGCACGCCGATCCGCTTCGAGAACGGCCAACCCGTGGTGGCCGACAACCCGATCATCCCTTTCATCCGGGGCGATGGCACTGGCGTGGACATCTGGCCCGCCACCCAGAAGGTGCTGGATGCAGCCGTAGCCAAGGCTTACGGCGGAACCAAAACCATCGAATGGTTCAAGGTCTACGCCGGTGATGAAGCCTGCGAGCTCTACGGCACTTATCAGTACCTGCCCGAAGACACCCTTGAAGCAATCCGCAGCTACGGCGTGGCCATCAAAGGGCCCCTCACCACACCGGTGGGCGGCGGCATTCGTTCGCTGAACGTGGCCCTGCGCCAGATCTTTGATCTCTATTCCTGCGTTCGCCCTTGCCGGTACTACGAAGGCACACCCAGCCCCCACAAACGTCCCCAAGATCTGGACGTGATCGTGTATCGGGAGAACACCGAAGACATCTATATGGGCGTTGAATGGGAAGCCGATGACGCCGTCGGCCAGGAGCTGCGCAGGCACCTCAACGAGGTCGTGATCCCCGCTAACGGAAAGTTGGGCAAACGCCAGATCCCGGAAGGCTCAGGCATCGGCATCAAGCCGGTGAGCAAGCACGGCAGCCAACGCCACATCCGCAAGGCGATTCAGCACGCCCTGCGCCTGGAGGGCAACAAGCGCCACGTGACTCTGGTGCACAAGGGCAACATCATGAAGTTCACCGAAGGCGCCTTTCGCGACTGGGGCTATGAATTGGCCACGACTGAATTTCGCGATGTCTGCATCACGGAGCGCGAGAGCTGGATCCTCGGCAACCTCGAGACGGATTCAGCCCTGAGCGTGCAAGCCAACGCCCGCATGATCGAGCCCGGCTACGACAGCCTCACCCCCGAGAAAAAGGCTGACATTGATGCGGAAGTGCAGGCCGTGATCGATGCCATCGGTTCCAGCCATGGCGGCGGCAAGTGGAAAGAGATGGTGCTGGTCGACGACCGCATCGCCGACAGCATCTTCCAACAGATCCAGACCCGGCCTCAGGAGTATTCGATTCTGGCCACCCTCAACCTCAACGGCGACTACATTTCCGATGCTGCGGCCGCGATGGTGGGCGGTCTGGGCATGGCCCCCGGCGCCAACATCGGCGAAACCGCCGCGATCTTTGAAGCCACCCACGGCACGGCACCGAAACACGCCGGACTTGATCGCATCAACCCCGGGTCTGTGATCCTAAGCGGCGTGATGATGCTGGAGTTCCTTGGTTGGCAAGAGGCTGCTGACCTGGTGACCCAAGGTTTGAGTGCAGCGATTGCCGACAAACAGGTCACCTATGACCTCGCTCGCTTGATGGAACCGAAGGTGGATCCGGTGAGCTGCAGCGGCTTCGCCGAAGCGATCATCGAGCGGTTCTAA
- a CDS encoding (Fe-S)-binding protein encodes MSSPPGPTPQTQSFAGLPESATDPCVHCGFCLPTCASYRVLGTEMDSPRGRIHSLKAIEAGELELDATVASHFDSCLGCFACVSACPSGVRYDQLIEATRPKLNTAELRSPWQQTFRQLLLAVLPYPSRLRALLTPLRAYAGGPLQTLVRRSGLSRLLGPQLEAMEALLPPLAPEGFADRFPLLTPARGERRGRVGLLLGCVQRCFDPQVNAATLAVLQANGFEVVIPVDQGCCGAVSHHQGQMEQTRSLASNLVRSFEEAAGPEGLDALLVAASGCGHTMKAYGELLSDEQSSFSCPVLDVHEFLAERGLSEPFRASLQPLPITVAYHDACHMIHGQGISSEPRELLRMIPELQLREATEAGVCCGSAGIYNLVQPQEAAELGQLKVEDLSRTGASVIASANIGCTLQLRRHLQQDGPKVLHPMELLARAADLTIA; translated from the coding sequence ATGAGCTCGCCGCCCGGTCCTACGCCTCAAACGCAGAGCTTTGCCGGCCTTCCGGAGAGTGCAACCGACCCCTGCGTGCACTGTGGCTTCTGCCTGCCCACCTGCGCCAGCTACCGGGTGCTGGGCACAGAGATGGATTCCCCCCGTGGCCGCATCCACAGCCTCAAGGCGATTGAAGCGGGTGAGCTCGAGCTCGATGCCACCGTGGCCTCCCATTTCGACAGTTGCCTGGGGTGCTTCGCCTGTGTGAGTGCCTGCCCCTCCGGCGTGCGCTACGACCAGCTGATCGAAGCAACCCGGCCGAAACTGAACACAGCGGAGCTGCGCAGCCCCTGGCAACAGACCTTCCGGCAGCTCCTACTGGCAGTACTGCCCTATCCCAGCCGCCTACGGGCTTTGCTCACCCCCCTGCGGGCCTATGCGGGAGGTCCGCTTCAGACCCTGGTCAGGCGAAGCGGTCTTTCCCGCCTACTCGGGCCTCAACTCGAAGCCATGGAAGCGCTGCTGCCGCCGCTGGCGCCGGAAGGCTTCGCCGATCGGTTCCCGCTGCTAACACCCGCCAGAGGCGAACGGCGCGGCCGGGTGGGCCTGCTGTTGGGCTGCGTGCAACGCTGCTTTGACCCCCAGGTGAATGCAGCCACCCTGGCCGTTCTTCAGGCCAATGGCTTCGAGGTGGTGATCCCCGTCGACCAGGGCTGCTGTGGTGCGGTCAGTCATCACCAGGGACAGATGGAGCAGACCCGCTCCCTGGCCAGCAATCTGGTGCGCAGCTTCGAGGAAGCCGCAGGACCTGAGGGCCTCGACGCCCTGCTGGTGGCTGCATCCGGCTGCGGCCACACGATGAAGGCCTATGGCGAACTCCTCAGTGACGAGCAAAGCAGCTTTTCCTGCCCCGTGCTCGACGTGCATGAATTTCTGGCAGAACGAGGCCTGTCGGAACCATTCCGCGCCTCCCTGCAACCCCTACCGATCACCGTGGCGTATCACGATGCTTGCCACATGATTCACGGGCAGGGCATCAGCAGCGAGCCGCGAGAGTTACTGCGCATGATCCCCGAACTGCAGCTGCGTGAGGCCACGGAAGCTGGTGTGTGCTGCGGCAGTGCCGGGATTTACAACCTGGTGCAGCCGCAAGAAGCGGCCGAACTGGGACAACTCAAGGTGGAGGATCTGAGCCGCACCGGGGCCAGCGTGATCGCCAGCGCCAACATCGGCTGCACCCTGCAACTGCGTCGCCATCTGCAACAGGACGGACCGAAGGTGCTGCATCCGATGGAGCTGCTGGCCCGCGCCGCCGACCTGACCATCGCTTGA
- a CDS encoding galactose mutarotase, translating into MTFRQQSAPYAHWEYVHPSSGDRLRVVPERGGLVSEWLCNGREVLYFDQERYSDPAKSIRGGIPVLFPICGNLPNDSLPLASGTYTLKQHGFARNLPWTVELLEDQSGVRLCLVDTAETRAAYPFAFHVQMEIRPVASALEIVTTVSNTSEAGGEAMPFSFGLHPYFNVTDLAQTQLEGLAPRCLNHLEMADAETASQLGRLPDGVDFLTRPSGPVTLVDTAAGTRLQLQHQEPMDLTVVWTEPPRPMVCLEPWTGPRQSLVSGDRKLELSAGQSTTLTCRYEVSDCD; encoded by the coding sequence ATGACCTTCCGCCAGCAGTCCGCTCCCTACGCCCACTGGGAATATGTGCATCCCAGCAGCGGTGATCGCCTGAGGGTCGTGCCCGAGCGCGGTGGTCTGGTGAGCGAATGGCTCTGCAATGGGCGCGAAGTGCTCTACTTCGATCAGGAGCGCTACTCCGATCCTGCCAAGAGCATCCGCGGCGGCATTCCCGTGCTGTTTCCCATCTGCGGCAACCTGCCGAACGACAGCCTGCCCCTGGCTAGCGGCACCTACACCCTGAAGCAACACGGTTTCGCTCGCAATCTCCCTTGGACGGTCGAACTGCTCGAGGATCAGAGCGGTGTGCGGCTCTGCCTCGTTGACACGGCCGAAACTCGGGCGGCTTATCCCTTCGCCTTCCATGTGCAGATGGAGATTCGCCCTGTTGCGTCCGCTCTGGAGATTGTGACCACGGTTTCCAACACCTCCGAGGCCGGTGGCGAGGCCATGCCGTTCAGCTTCGGCTTGCACCCCTACTTCAACGTGACCGATCTGGCCCAGACCCAGCTCGAGGGTCTCGCCCCCCGCTGCCTCAATCACCTTGAGATGGCGGACGCTGAGACGGCCTCACAGTTGGGTCGTCTACCCGATGGCGTGGACTTCCTCACCCGTCCGTCCGGACCGGTGACTCTGGTTGACACAGCGGCTGGCACCCGTCTGCAGCTGCAGCACCAAGAACCCATGGACCTCACGGTGGTCTGGACCGAGCCCCCTCGCCCGATGGTGTGCCTTGAACCCTGGACGGGGCCGCGGCAATCGTTGGTCAGTGGCGATCGCAAGCTGGAACTGAGCGCCGGCCAGAGCACCACCCTCACCTGCCGCTATGAGGTGAGCGATTGTGATTAA
- a CDS encoding four-carbon acid sugar kinase family protein: MTIVVIDDDPTGSQTVHSCPLLLRWDVDSLRRGLRHRSSLLFVLANTRALPPEEAAQRNREIVDALQQALEAEAIPESELLLVSRGDSTLRGHGVLEPAVLAEELEARFGPVDATLHVPAFLPGGRTTVDGVHLLHGEPVHTTPFAQDRLFGFSTSALDAWLEEKSAGTIPAHSVLRLGRDLLDRAVDEVPEGGEALLDWLLALRGNAPVVVDAECPAQLDALGVAVHRLEGRKRFLFRAAASLINGLVNAGKTPLGPQPLSAAGLASLRRRDSMGVALPGLVLVGSHVPLADVQLAELLTDDRCAGLELPVARIARVLEGGTPDLLLADLEREWGEHLQACLARRRTPVLFTSRGELTFGDGASSQRRRLQFGLELAQLTARLVAARAPQLGYVISKGGITTGTLLAEGLDLEAVQLEGQLLTGLSLVRPLVPRGLPWDGLPIVTFPGNLGDASTLAEAWRLMESG; the protein is encoded by the coding sequence ATGACCATTGTCGTGATCGACGACGATCCCACCGGGTCCCAGACGGTGCACAGCTGTCCGTTGTTGCTTCGCTGGGATGTGGACAGTCTGCGCCGGGGCCTGCGCCATCGTTCATCGCTTCTGTTTGTGCTGGCCAACACCCGTGCGCTTCCCCCCGAGGAAGCCGCTCAGCGCAACCGGGAGATCGTGGATGCACTCCAACAGGCTTTGGAGGCCGAGGCCATCCCCGAGTCCGAACTCCTGCTGGTGAGTCGGGGCGATTCCACGTTGCGCGGCCACGGTGTGCTCGAACCGGCCGTTCTCGCTGAGGAGCTGGAAGCTCGTTTTGGGCCTGTGGATGCCACCTTGCATGTGCCGGCCTTTCTGCCTGGGGGGCGCACCACCGTGGATGGGGTGCATCTGCTACACGGCGAACCGGTGCACACCACGCCGTTTGCCCAGGATCGGCTGTTTGGTTTCAGCACCAGTGCTCTCGATGCCTGGCTTGAAGAAAAGAGTGCTGGAACAATTCCGGCGCACTCGGTGCTGCGCCTGGGACGAGACCTGCTCGATCGTGCGGTCGACGAGGTCCCTGAGGGCGGAGAAGCTCTGCTGGACTGGCTGTTGGCTTTGCGGGGCAATGCGCCGGTGGTGGTAGATGCCGAGTGTCCGGCGCAACTCGATGCCCTCGGGGTTGCTGTGCACCGGTTGGAGGGGCGCAAGCGCTTTCTGTTTCGCGCCGCCGCGAGTCTGATCAATGGTCTGGTGAACGCTGGCAAGACTCCTTTAGGGCCCCAACCCCTCTCTGCAGCAGGTCTGGCCAGCCTGCGTCGTCGGGATTCAATGGGGGTGGCCTTGCCCGGATTAGTGCTGGTGGGCTCCCATGTGCCCCTGGCCGATGTGCAATTGGCGGAGCTGCTAACGGATGACCGTTGTGCCGGCCTGGAACTGCCGGTGGCGCGGATTGCGCGGGTGCTGGAGGGAGGGACGCCCGACCTGCTGCTGGCTGATCTCGAGCGCGAGTGGGGGGAGCATCTGCAGGCATGTCTGGCCAGGAGGCGCACACCGGTGCTGTTCACCAGCCGCGGAGAGCTCACGTTCGGCGACGGTGCTTCGTCCCAGAGGCGGCGCCTGCAGTTCGGCTTGGAGCTGGCCCAGCTCACAGCCAGGCTGGTGGCGGCACGGGCACCTCAGCTGGGCTACGTGATCAGCAAAGGCGGCATCACCACCGGCACCCTGCTGGCGGAGGGGCTGGACCTGGAGGCCGTGCAGCTCGAAGGGCAGTTGCTGACGGGCCTGTCACTGGTGCGTCCTTTGGTGCCTCGAGGGTTGCCTTGGGATGGGCTGCCGATCGTGACCTTCCCTGGGAACCTGGGGGATGCAAGCACCTTGGCGGAGGCTTGGCGGCTGATGGAGTCAGGCTGA
- a CDS encoding alpha/beta fold hydrolase, giving the protein MGRLASRAKAVGVVSNDQAAWWQFNGHAVHGLCAGSELDQNPQVLERPALLLVHGFGASTDHWRHNIPVLAQTHEVHAVDLLGFGRSAKPAGLTYGGALWRDQLVAYVQERIGRPTVIAGNSLGGFAALAAGAALGTQAAGVVLLNAAGPFSDEQSASPGGWGAITRRTIGSALLKSPVLQRLLFENLRRPATIRRTLRQVYIDKTNVDDQLVESIRRPSLDPGAFGVFRTVFDIPSGQPLDELFAHLRAPLLLLWGIRDPWINAAGRRSSFQRHAPENTTEVVLDAGHCPHDEVPDQVNRALLDWLDARVCRNTSDSQPAR; this is encoded by the coding sequence ATGGGACGCCTAGCATCGCGGGCCAAAGCAGTGGGTGTGGTGAGCAACGACCAGGCAGCGTGGTGGCAGTTCAATGGCCATGCCGTGCACGGTCTGTGCGCAGGGTCAGAGCTGGACCAGAACCCCCAAGTACTGGAGCGCCCGGCACTCCTGCTCGTTCATGGGTTCGGAGCCTCCACAGATCACTGGCGGCACAACATCCCCGTGCTGGCCCAGACCCATGAGGTGCATGCCGTGGATCTCCTCGGCTTCGGTCGCAGCGCCAAGCCCGCAGGTCTCACCTATGGAGGCGCGCTCTGGCGTGATCAGCTGGTTGCCTACGTGCAGGAACGGATTGGCCGTCCCACAGTGATTGCCGGCAATTCCTTGGGTGGATTCGCTGCCTTGGCCGCAGGTGCTGCTCTTGGGACACAAGCGGCTGGGGTGGTGCTGCTCAATGCCGCGGGTCCCTTCAGTGATGAACAGTCCGCCAGCCCAGGGGGGTGGGGAGCCATCACCCGGCGCACCATCGGCAGCGCTCTGCTCAAAAGCCCGGTGCTGCAGCGGTTGCTGTTTGAGAACCTGCGAAGGCCCGCCACCATCCGTCGCACGCTGCGGCAGGTGTACATCGACAAGACGAATGTCGATGACCAGCTCGTGGAGTCGATCAGACGTCCGTCGCTGGACCCGGGAGCCTTCGGTGTGTTCCGCACTGTGTTCGATATCCCGAGCGGTCAACCCCTGGATGAGCTGTTTGCCCATCTGCGGGCGCCGTTGCTGCTGCTGTGGGGGATCCGCGATCCCTGGATCAATGCCGCTGGACGGCGATCCAGCTTTCAGCGCCATGCTCCCGAGAACACCACCGAAGTGGTGCTCGACGCCGGCCACTGCCCCCACGATGAGGTTCCCGATCAGGTGAACCGGGCCTTGCTGGACTGGTTGGACGCGCGTGTTTGCAGGAACACCTCGGATTCGCAGCCAGCCCGGTAA